The Syntrophorhabdales bacterium sequence TATCGCGCTACCTGCGCATCTCTGAGAATCAGATATACGGCGTCTCCTCGTTTTACGCCCAGTTCCGGTTCACCAAGCCCGGCCTCCACTCTATCAAGGTTTGCCTGGGTACGGCGTGCCACGTGCGCGGGGGAGGTACCCTGCTTGAGACGCTGGAGCGTGGACTGGAAATCAAATGCGGTGAAACAACAGCGGATGGCAAGTATGACCTTGACCGGGTTGCCTGTCTGGGGTGCTGTGCTCTTTCTCCGGTGGTGCAGATAGACCGGGACATCTATAGCCGGGTCACGGTGAGCAAACTAACACAATTAAGGGCCAGCTATGAATAACTTGCACGAGAAGAGAGATGCGGCAAAAAACAAATGGGAGAACAGGTACAAAAGTGCGGTGCCGGTCATTTATGTGGGAGCGGCATCGTGCGGGAGGGCAGCGGGCGCGCTGGATGCGCTGGCACAGATCAATGCTTTCACCACGGAAAACGGGATCACCGCAAACCTGGTGCAGGTGGGCTGTATTGGCCCTTGCTACCTGGAGCCGCTCGTGGACATCCAGCTGCCGGGTAAGCCCAGGGTAAGTTACGGCAACGTGAATGAAAAGACGCTCGCCACCATACTGAAGTCCCACCTCCTGGAAGAGAAGCCCCACCCGAAGCTTGCAATCGGTCGTTTCGGAAACGGCGCCTACGCAGATATGCCCTCCTTCTGGAATCTGCCGATGCTCAAGGGACAGGTGAGAATCGTGCTGCGAAACTGCGGCATGATTGACCCCGAGGAGATCGACGAGTACCTTGCGGTCGACGGCTACGCGGGATTTGTCAATGCGCTGCAGCAATCGCCCGAAGAGGTAATCGGGGTGGTGCGGCAGGCGGGTCTGCGGGGCAGAGGCGGCGCAGGTTTCCCCACGTACAAGAAATGGACATTCTGCAGAAGCGCGCCGGGTGAGCAGAAATACCTGATCTGTAATGCTGACGAGGGCGACCCCGGAGCCTTCATGAACAGGTCTTTGATCGAATCTGACCCCCACGCGGTGCTTGAAGGAATGCTCATCGCGGGTTACGCCATCGGGGCGAGCAAGGGCATCATCTACATCCGTGCTGAATATCCTCTTGCCATCGAGCGCCTCAAGAACGCGCTCGATCAAATGCGTGCATACGGCCTATTGGGAGATGAGATACTGGGCTCGCCGTTCAGCTTTGATATCAAGATCAAGGAAGGAGCCGGTGCTTTTGTCTGTGGAGAAGAGACGGCCCTTATCGGCTCCATCGAAGGCAAGCGCGGCATGCCCAAGTCCCGTCCTCCATTCCCGGCCCTCTCAGGACTTTTCGGATGCCCCACCATCATAAATAACGTCGAGACACTGGGTACGCTCCCGAACATTTTGAGAAACGGACCGGAGTGGTACGCGAAGCATGGAAAGGAAGGCAACCGGGGCACCAAGACCTTCTCCCTCGTCGGCAAGGTTAGGAGGCCCGGTCTTATCGAAGTACCGCTGGGGACCACGTTGCGGGAGATCATCTTCGACATCGGTGGAGGAGTTCAGAAAACCTTCAAGGCCATACAGACGGGCGGACCTTCGGGAGGATGTCTGTCGGAGGAGTTCCTGGATCTGCCGGTCGATTACGAGTCGCTGGCTGCAGCAGGCTCAATCATGGGCTCGGGCGGTCTCATTATCATGGACGAAGATACGTGTACGGTTGACGTAGCAAAATACTTTCTCGATTTCACGCAGAAAGAATCGTGCGGCAAATGTGTGCCTTGCCGCGTGGGAACGCGCCACATGGTCGAACTCCTCGAGAAGATAACCAACGGTGAGGGCGCGATGGAAGATCTTCTTGCATTGAGGACGCTTGGTGACACGATCAAGAAGACTGCGCTCTGCGGGCTCGGTCAGACTGCTCCGAATCCTGTGTTGACAACGCTTCGCTACTTCAGGAACGAGTACCTGGAGCACATCAGGGATCACCGTTGCCGTGCAGTCGTCTGTAAGTCTCTCCTTGAGTACCGGGTGATCAAGGAGAAATGCACGGGCTGCCAGTCGTGTGTGCGCGTCTGCCCGACTGGAGCAATCTCCGGGCCGCGCTCAGAGCCGCACAACCTCGACAAGACCAAATGTATCAAGTGCCGCTCCTGCTACGAGATATGCAGGTTTGACGCTATAGCCGGTGACGCTATCGTGATTGCCAGCGGGGAGGCCAGACCATGACGCGCGAGAAGACGCTGAGCCTGACCATTGACAACAAACCGGTGGAGGTGCGTTCAGGCCTCACCATACTGCAGGCTGCCAGGGCTCACAACATCTACATCCCAACGCTCTGCGCTCTCGAGCAGCTGCCTTCCTACGGAAGCTGCAGGCTCTGCATGGTGGAAGTGGACGGCCTGCGCGGCTTTCCTACGTCATGCACGACGCCTGCAGAGGGAGGGATGGTTATACGAACCGAGACTGCAGAACTGAAAAGTTTGCGACAGGAGGTTCTGCGACTACTGCTGAGCGAGCACCCGGCGAGCTGCCTTTTCTGCACCGAAGCAGAGGAGTGCAAGAACTACCAGGGCACCATCCGCAAAGCAGGCATGACTACGGGGTGCCGGTACTGCCCCAACGACAGCCGTTGCGACCTCCAGGAGCTGACCGAGCGCGTGGGCATCGGGGAAACATCCTATCCTGTCCGTTATCGAAATTACAGCGTGGAGAAGCTGGATCCCTTTTATGACCGTGACTACAATCTCTGCATTCTTTGTG is a genomic window containing:
- a CDS encoding NAD(P)H-dependent oxidoreductase subunit E, with the translated sequence MPETIQAVLQKHLRKSENLIPILQDVQKEFGYVSVESIKEISRYLRISENQIYGVSSFYAQFRFTKPGLHSIKVCLGTACHVRGGGTLLETLERGLEIKCGETTADGKYDLDRVACLGCCALSPVVQIDRDIYSRVTVSKLTQLRASYE
- a CDS encoding NADH-ubiquinone oxidoreductase-F iron-sulfur binding region domain-containing protein — translated: MNNLHEKRDAAKNKWENRYKSAVPVIYVGAASCGRAAGALDALAQINAFTTENGITANLVQVGCIGPCYLEPLVDIQLPGKPRVSYGNVNEKTLATILKSHLLEEKPHPKLAIGRFGNGAYADMPSFWNLPMLKGQVRIVLRNCGMIDPEEIDEYLAVDGYAGFVNALQQSPEEVIGVVRQAGLRGRGGAGFPTYKKWTFCRSAPGEQKYLICNADEGDPGAFMNRSLIESDPHAVLEGMLIAGYAIGASKGIIYIRAEYPLAIERLKNALDQMRAYGLLGDEILGSPFSFDIKIKEGAGAFVCGEETALIGSIEGKRGMPKSRPPFPALSGLFGCPTIINNVETLGTLPNILRNGPEWYAKHGKEGNRGTKTFSLVGKVRRPGLIEVPLGTTLREIIFDIGGGVQKTFKAIQTGGPSGGCLSEEFLDLPVDYESLAAAGSIMGSGGLIIMDEDTCTVDVAKYFLDFTQKESCGKCVPCRVGTRHMVELLEKITNGEGAMEDLLALRTLGDTIKKTALCGLGQTAPNPVLTTLRYFRNEYLEHIRDHRCRAVVCKSLLEYRVIKEKCTGCQSCVRVCPTGAISGPRSEPHNLDKTKCIKCRSCYEICRFDAIAGDAIVIASGEARP